The stretch of DNA ACTCGCCCATATCCGAGCTACGTGTTCTGTGTTATTAACGGTTCGTCTTGCGCGCGCCTCAGGCGTCGTAGGCGTGGACGGCGACGATCGCGAGACACGCGCCGAAGACGGCGACGCCGAACGCGATCCCGCTGTTGGCGAGCAGGCCCGTCGTCTCCAGTTCCTGTGCGTGCCGTATCGCGTAGGTGTAGCTCGTGATCCCGGTCACGGCGGCACCGGCGACGGCGACGAGCCCGAACAGCAGTCCCAGTCCGAGCCCCATATCGGTGTGCGACTCCGTAGCCATACCCCGATCTATCGGAGTCGCGCACTTAGTTCATTCGGGCTGGCTCGCCGCCCTCGGCCGAGCCACAGGGCATTTACCACATACTGAGAAACGGGCAACCGATGCTAGGACTCGGCCGGCTGAAGATCGTCGGCGTCGTCGTTCTGGTCCTCGGGCTGGCCGCCGGCGGGGCGTTCGCCCTCGGCGTGCTCGGCGTCCCGAGCGTCGAAGGCGTCCAGAACCACTTCGCCGGCGTCTCCGACGAGACGACGACGGTCCACACGAACCTCACGGTCAACAACCCCAATCCCGTCGGGGTCTCGCTGGGCGGGACGGCGGTCAACTACACGGTGTCGATGAACGACGTCCCCATCGCCAGCGGCGACAAGCAGGGACTCAGTCTCTCGACGGGCAACACCACCATCCCGTTCTCGACGCGGATGCGCAACGAACAGATCCCGGCGTGGTGGCACACCCACATCGAGAACGGCGAGACGACGCGGGTCCTGATCGACGCGCAAGTGACCTCGTCGCTGGCCGGCGGCCGGTCCGTGTCGCTGACGCAGGACGAGACCATCGAGACGGACATCGTCGGTCAGTTCAACTCCTCGGAGACGCGACCGGTCGACGCGAACCAGCCGCTGATCTCCGACCCGGTGCTGTACATCAACGAGACCAGCGGGTCGTGGGACCGGGCGAACCTCACCGAGTCCGAGACGCCGATGGACCTCGACTTCACGGTGTACAACCCCAAGTCCTACCCCTACACGGTCTCGAAGATCGGCTACACGGTCTCGATGAACGACGTCACCGTCGGCGACGGCGAGACTGAGAAAGGGTACACGATCGGACCGGGCGAGACCGAGACCATCGAAGCCGACACCGTCATCCGGAACGACCGCCTCGACGAGTGGTGGGTCACCCACCTGGAGCGCAATCAGGTAACCGACCTCTACATCGACTTCTACTTCGTGCTGGAGGGCGGCGGCGAGTCGTTCCGGATCGACTCCGACGCCATCGACTATCAGAAGACCATCGAGACGGACATCTTCGGCAACAAGGCCGAGTACCCGACCGGGACGAACGGCAGTGACGGGTCCGGGAGC from Haloarcula litorea encodes:
- a CDS encoding DUF7525 family protein, whose product is MATESHTDMGLGLGLLFGLVAVAGAAVTGITSYTYAIRHAQELETTGLLANSGIAFGVAVFGACLAIVAVHAYDA
- a CDS encoding LEA type 2 family protein, encoding MLGLGRLKIVGVVVLVLGLAAGGAFALGVLGVPSVEGVQNHFAGVSDETTTVHTNLTVNNPNPVGVSLGGTAVNYTVSMNDVPIASGDKQGLSLSTGNTTIPFSTRMRNEQIPAWWHTHIENGETTRVLIDAQVTSSLAGGRSVSLTQDETIETDIVGQFNSSETRPVDANQPLISDPVLYINETSGSWDRANLTESETPMDLDFTVYNPKSYPYTVSKIGYTVSMNDVTVGDGETEKGYTIGPGETETIEADTVIRNDRLDEWWVTHLERNQVTDLYIDFYFVLEGGGESFRIDSDAIDYQKTIETDIFGNKAEYPTGTNGSDGSGSGDDAEDGSGSESTATETETATETDDGGLLGGDDGTATDGDGSAETATATSTETATATETATPTDDGGSTATETDDGILSLAV